The following proteins come from a genomic window of Corallococcus sp. NCRR:
- the sufC gene encoding Fe-S cluster assembly ATPase SufC, whose protein sequence is MASLLSIQDLHARVGGKDILKGINLEVGAGEVHAIMGPNGSGKSTLAGVLAGRETYEVTKGTVLFDGKDLLGTPPEERAKAGVFLGFQYPVEIPGVGNLHFLRTALNAQRRAKGEEELDAMDFLSLAKEKAKLVQLDAAFMNRSVNEGFSGGEKKRNEIFQMAVLQPRLALLDETDSGLDIDALRIVAGGVNALRAKDRAMVVITHYQRLLDYIVPDHVHVMSAGRIVRSGGRELALELEEKGYGWIGAEGAGKAKEARP, encoded by the coding sequence ATGGCGTCGCTGTTGAGCATCCAGGACCTGCATGCCCGCGTGGGCGGCAAGGACATCCTGAAGGGCATCAACCTGGAGGTCGGTGCCGGTGAAGTGCACGCCATCATGGGGCCCAACGGCTCCGGCAAGAGCACGCTCGCGGGCGTGCTGGCGGGGCGTGAGACGTACGAGGTGACGAAGGGCACCGTCCTGTTCGACGGCAAGGACCTGCTGGGCACGCCGCCGGAGGAGCGCGCCAAGGCGGGCGTGTTCCTGGGGTTCCAGTACCCGGTGGAGATTCCCGGCGTGGGCAACCTGCACTTCCTGCGCACGGCGCTCAACGCGCAGCGCCGCGCCAAGGGTGAGGAAGAGCTGGACGCGATGGACTTCCTCTCCCTGGCCAAGGAGAAGGCGAAGCTCGTGCAACTGGACGCGGCGTTCATGAACCGCTCCGTGAACGAGGGCTTCTCCGGCGGAGAGAAGAAGCGCAACGAGATCTTCCAGATGGCGGTGCTCCAGCCCCGGCTGGCGCTGCTGGACGAGACGGACTCGGGCCTGGACATCGATGCGCTGCGCATCGTGGCGGGCGGGGTGAACGCGCTGCGCGCGAAGGACCGCGCCATGGTGGTGATCACCCACTACCAGCGGCTCCTGGACTACATCGTGCCGGACCACGTGCACGTGATGTCGGCGGGCCGCATCGTGCGCTCGGGCGGACGCGAGCTGGCGCTGGAGCTGGAGGAGAAGGGCTACGGCTGGATTGGCGCGGAGGGCGCCGGCAAGGCGAAGGAGGCCCGGCCATGA
- a CDS encoding ABC transporter substrate-binding protein, with the protein MRRSLPLLLTTLALALAGCEKKSAPAPAPAPATQGGSATAAPPGPPPAGSILIGEVGSLTGSEATFGISARNGIDLALQEANASGGVRGQKLVVRVYDSQGRPEEGAQAATRLIAQDKVVALLGEAASSVSMAMADKAQAAKVPMITPTSTSPEVTKKGDYIFRVCFIDPFQGLVMAKFARENLKLSKVAVLTDNKSAFSVGLADVFNQKFKEFGGTIVGNESYSKGDTDFRAQLTSIKNMKPEAVFVPGYYTDVGIIARQAREVGLRVPLLGGDGWDSDKLYELGGSALEGSYFSNHYSPDNPDPVVQNFLTKYRSAYGSVPDSVAVLAYDAARLLVDAMKRAPDTSGPALRDAIAATKDFPGVAGTINLDANRDAVKQAVVMKVEGGKAVFVTTVKP; encoded by the coding sequence ATGCGCCGTTCCCTCCCCCTCCTGCTCACCACGCTGGCCCTGGCCCTGGCGGGTTGTGAGAAGAAGTCCGCCCCGGCCCCCGCGCCCGCGCCCGCCACGCAGGGGGGCAGCGCCACCGCCGCGCCTCCAGGGCCTCCGCCGGCGGGCAGCATCCTCATTGGCGAGGTGGGCAGCCTCACCGGCTCCGAGGCCACCTTCGGCATCTCCGCGCGCAACGGCATCGACCTGGCGCTCCAGGAGGCCAACGCCTCGGGCGGCGTGCGCGGCCAGAAGCTGGTGGTGCGCGTCTACGACAGCCAGGGGCGCCCGGAGGAAGGCGCCCAGGCCGCGACAAGGCTCATCGCGCAGGACAAGGTGGTGGCGCTGTTGGGTGAGGCCGCGTCGTCCGTGTCCATGGCCATGGCGGACAAGGCGCAGGCGGCGAAGGTGCCCATGATCACCCCCACCTCCACCAGCCCGGAGGTGACGAAGAAGGGCGACTACATCTTCCGCGTCTGCTTCATCGACCCGTTCCAGGGCCTGGTGATGGCGAAGTTCGCGCGGGAGAACCTGAAGCTGTCCAAGGTGGCGGTGCTCACGGACAACAAGAGCGCCTTCTCCGTGGGGCTGGCGGACGTCTTCAACCAGAAGTTCAAGGAGTTCGGCGGCACCATCGTCGGCAACGAGAGCTACTCCAAGGGCGACACGGACTTCCGCGCGCAGCTGACGTCCATCAAGAACATGAAGCCGGAGGCGGTGTTCGTCCCGGGCTACTACACGGACGTGGGCATCATCGCGAGGCAGGCGCGCGAGGTGGGCCTGCGCGTGCCGCTGCTGGGCGGTGACGGCTGGGACTCCGACAAGCTGTACGAATTGGGCGGCTCCGCGCTGGAGGGCAGCTACTTCTCCAACCACTACTCGCCGGACAACCCGGACCCCGTCGTGCAGAACTTCCTCACGAAGTACAGGTCCGCCTACGGCAGCGTGCCGGACAGCGTGGCGGTGCTGGCGTACGACGCCGCGCGCCTGCTGGTGGATGCGATGAAGCGCGCGCCGGACACGTCAGGCCCCGCGCTGCGTGACGCCATCGCGGCCACGAAGGACTTCCCGGGCGTGGCGGGCACCATCAACCTGGACGCCAACCGCGACGCGGTGAAGCAGGCCGTGGTGATGAAGGTGGAGGGCGGCAAGGCGGTGTTCGTCACCACCGTGAAGCCGTAG
- a CDS encoding TadE/TadG family type IV pilus assembly protein encodes MKRGNESGQAAVETAIVLPLFVFMLLGILQLGLMHQARLLTKYAAYKAVRAGSLHNADIPTMEKAALAVLLPMVSTAASGGAEIIKPITSAGDFKSKFESGDISKNKMNDASGLKFAEVTICGPLKGNMGSGSHGNKEMDFDDPKVASGDGGWADSLRTKLSVQVTFNYRLPIPFADVVIYNIARGRDLPYVLRLGKDSDRDEFIVKKMSKYDSAADNKLYILPIRATYIMRMHSNIYLTQKELPEENECIFPFEP; translated from the coding sequence ATGAAGCGCGGCAACGAATCAGGCCAGGCGGCGGTGGAGACGGCCATCGTCTTGCCCCTGTTCGTGTTCATGCTGCTGGGCATCCTGCAACTGGGGTTGATGCACCAGGCCCGGCTGCTCACGAAGTACGCGGCCTACAAGGCCGTGCGCGCCGGCTCCCTGCACAACGCGGACATCCCCACCATGGAGAAGGCCGCCCTCGCGGTGCTGCTGCCCATGGTGAGCACGGCCGCCAGCGGGGGCGCGGAGATCATCAAGCCCATCACCAGCGCCGGTGACTTCAAGTCCAAGTTCGAATCCGGGGACATCTCCAAGAACAAGATGAACGACGCCTCCGGCCTGAAGTTCGCGGAGGTCACCATCTGCGGCCCCCTCAAGGGGAACATGGGCTCCGGCTCCCACGGCAACAAGGAGATGGACTTCGATGATCCGAAGGTCGCCTCCGGAGACGGCGGCTGGGCGGACAGCCTGCGCACCAAGCTGAGCGTGCAGGTGACGTTCAACTACCGCCTGCCCATCCCGTTCGCGGACGTCGTCATCTACAACATCGCGCGCGGCCGGGACCTGCCGTACGTCCTGCGCCTGGGCAAGGACTCGGACCGCGACGAGTTCATCGTCAAGAAGATGTCCAAGTACGACTCCGCGGCGGACAACAAGCTCTACATCCTGCCCATCCGCGCCACGTACATCATGCGGATGCACTCCAACATCTACCTCACCCAGAAGGAACTTCCGGAGGAGAACGAATGCATCTTCCCGTTCGAACCGTGA
- a CDS encoding cysteine desulfurase has protein sequence MSGPGFDLARVRADFPILRQEVRGRPLVYLDSAATGQKPQAVLDAITRYYTHDNANVHRGVHILSERATQAFEDARETVRRFIHAKDVREVIFVRGTTEAINLVAATYGRKHVGPGDEVLISAMEHHSNIVPWQMVCDAAGAKLRVIPVDERGELRMDTVDALLTEKTRLLAITHVSNALGSVNPIKELVAKAHAKNIPVLVDGAQSVTHFPVDVQDLGCDFYAFSGHKLFGPTGIGVLYGKLAMLESLPPYQGGGDMILSVTMEKTVYNRVPHRFEAGTPDMAGAVGLAAAIRYLEAVGMQNVSQHDQWLLAYATDALQSVPGLKLVGTAPRKTGVLSFTLEDVHPHDVGTILDQEGVCIRTGHHCAQPLMQRFGVAATARASLALYNTREDVDALVKGLHKVKEVFA, from the coding sequence ATGAGCGGTCCTGGATTCGACCTCGCGCGGGTTCGCGCGGATTTCCCCATCCTCCGGCAGGAGGTGCGGGGCCGGCCGCTGGTGTACCTGGACAGCGCCGCCACCGGGCAGAAGCCGCAGGCGGTGCTGGACGCCATCACGCGCTACTACACGCACGACAACGCCAACGTGCACCGCGGCGTGCACATCCTCTCCGAGCGCGCCACGCAGGCCTTCGAGGACGCGCGCGAAACGGTGCGCCGCTTCATCCACGCCAAGGACGTGCGCGAGGTCATCTTCGTGCGCGGCACCACGGAGGCCATCAACCTGGTGGCCGCCACCTACGGCCGCAAGCACGTGGGCCCGGGCGACGAGGTGCTCATCTCCGCCATGGAGCACCACTCCAACATCGTGCCCTGGCAGATGGTGTGCGACGCGGCGGGCGCGAAGCTGCGCGTGATTCCCGTGGACGAGCGCGGCGAGCTGCGCATGGATACCGTGGACGCGCTGCTCACGGAGAAGACGCGCCTGCTGGCGATTACGCACGTGTCCAACGCGCTGGGCTCCGTGAACCCCATCAAGGAGCTGGTGGCGAAGGCGCACGCGAAGAACATCCCGGTGCTGGTGGACGGGGCGCAGTCGGTGACGCACTTCCCGGTGGACGTGCAGGACCTGGGCTGTGACTTCTACGCCTTCAGCGGGCACAAGCTCTTCGGGCCCACGGGCATCGGCGTGCTGTACGGCAAGCTGGCCATGCTGGAGTCGCTGCCGCCGTACCAGGGCGGCGGGGACATGATCCTCTCCGTGACGATGGAGAAGACCGTCTACAACCGCGTGCCGCACCGCTTCGAGGCGGGCACGCCGGACATGGCGGGCGCGGTGGGGCTGGCCGCGGCCATCCGGTACCTGGAAGCGGTGGGCATGCAGAACGTGTCCCAGCACGACCAGTGGCTGCTCGCGTACGCGACGGACGCGCTCCAGTCCGTGCCGGGGCTCAAGCTGGTGGGCACGGCGCCGCGGAAGACGGGTGTGCTGTCCTTCACGCTGGAGGACGTCCACCCGCACGACGTGGGCACCATCCTGGACCAGGAGGGCGTCTGCATCCGCACCGGGCACCACTGCGCCCAGCCGCTGATGCAGCGCTTCGGGGTGGCGGCCACGGCCAGGGCGTCGCTGGCGCTCTACAACACGCGTGAGGACGTGGACGCGCTGGTGAAGGGCCTGCACAAGGTGAAGGAGGTGTTCGCGTGA
- the sufD gene encoding Fe-S cluster assembly protein SufD, with the protein MSASHYVEVARAFQARGDAPAWLQALREEGLSQFQARGLPTSKDEEWKYTPVSTLSSHPFQPVRDVPMGEDVAQAVARLALPGPRLVFVDGRFVPALSVLAGLPRGVVLKPLSQALREDGALLQETLGQFSRPSAHAFTSLNAALLEEGALLTLAPRALSEVPVQLLFLARGGDGPVLASPRIVVVAGEGSEATLVETYAGLGSGATFTNAVTEVQLGDNASLRHFKLQAEGDTALHLGGLYSRQGRDSRFQSHAFSFGGLLSRNEVHAAFAGEGGECVLNGLFVGRGTQHLDNRTDLDHAVPHCSSRELYKGVLDDRARGTFHGKIRVREDAQKTDASQQSRNLLLSEGAQVDARPQLEIFADDVKCAHGTAVGRLDDNALFYLRSRGIPKVDAERMLTQAFASELVRAVPEGPVRARVEALLAEKLPGTAEVMG; encoded by the coding sequence ATGAGCGCGTCCCACTACGTGGAGGTGGCCCGGGCCTTCCAGGCGCGCGGAGACGCCCCCGCGTGGCTCCAGGCGCTGCGTGAGGAGGGCCTGAGCCAGTTCCAGGCGCGCGGCCTGCCCACGTCCAAGGACGAGGAGTGGAAGTACACGCCCGTCTCCACGCTGTCGTCGCATCCGTTCCAGCCCGTGCGGGACGTGCCCATGGGCGAGGACGTGGCCCAGGCGGTGGCGCGGCTGGCGCTGCCCGGCCCCCGGCTCGTGTTCGTGGACGGGCGATTCGTGCCGGCGCTGTCGGTGCTCGCGGGCCTGCCGCGCGGCGTGGTGCTCAAGCCGCTGTCGCAGGCGCTGCGCGAGGACGGGGCGCTGCTCCAGGAGACGCTGGGCCAGTTCTCCCGGCCGTCCGCGCATGCCTTCACGTCGCTCAACGCGGCGCTGCTGGAGGAAGGCGCGCTGCTCACGCTCGCGCCCCGGGCCTTGAGTGAGGTGCCGGTGCAGTTGCTGTTCCTCGCGCGCGGCGGCGACGGGCCGGTGCTGGCCAGCCCGCGCATCGTCGTGGTGGCGGGCGAGGGCAGCGAGGCCACGCTGGTGGAGACGTACGCGGGCCTGGGCTCGGGCGCGACGTTCACCAACGCGGTGACGGAGGTGCAGCTGGGGGACAACGCCAGCCTGCGCCACTTCAAGCTCCAGGCGGAGGGTGACACCGCGCTGCACCTGGGCGGGCTGTATTCGCGGCAGGGGCGTGACAGCCGCTTCCAGTCGCACGCGTTCTCCTTCGGTGGGCTGCTCTCTCGCAATGAAGTGCACGCGGCCTTCGCGGGCGAGGGCGGCGAGTGCGTGCTCAACGGCCTGTTCGTGGGCCGGGGCACGCAGCACCTGGACAACCGCACGGACCTGGACCACGCGGTGCCGCACTGCTCCAGCCGCGAGCTCTACAAGGGCGTGCTGGACGACCGCGCGCGCGGCACCTTCCACGGGAAGATCCGCGTGCGCGAGGACGCGCAGAAGACGGACGCCAGCCAGCAGAGCCGCAACCTGCTGCTCTCCGAGGGCGCGCAGGTGGACGCCCGGCCGCAGTTGGAAATCTTCGCGGACGACGTGAAGTGCGCCCACGGCACGGCGGTGGGCCGGTTGGATGACAACGCGCTGTTCTACCTGCGCTCGCGCGGCATCCCCAAGGTGGATGCGGAGCGGATGCTGACGCAGGCCTTCGCCAGTGAGCTGGTGCGCGCGGTGCCGGAGGGGCCGGTGCGCGCGCGGGTGGAGGCGTTGCTCGCGGAGAAGCTGCCGGGGACGGCGGAGGTGATGGGATGA
- the sufT gene encoding putative Fe-S cluster assembly protein SufT — MRGAMTVIERDVDAMLIPSGDKVLLPAGSELTVVQTLGGNVTVQDPYGQLFRIDEKNADVLGEEYAAKAKTPDEGVTPGEFHEEQVWEQLRTVYDPEIPVNIVELGLVYTCKATPLDEGGQRVDIEMTLTAPGCGMGQVLVEDVRSKVSALPGVKEANVELVWEPQWDQSRMTDVARLQLGWM; from the coding sequence ATGCGAGGCGCGATGACGGTCATCGAGCGCGACGTGGACGCGATGCTCATCCCCAGCGGGGACAAGGTGTTGCTGCCGGCGGGCTCGGAGTTGACGGTGGTGCAGACGCTGGGCGGCAACGTCACGGTGCAGGACCCGTACGGCCAGCTGTTCCGCATCGACGAGAAGAACGCGGACGTGCTGGGCGAGGAGTACGCCGCCAAGGCGAAGACGCCGGATGAGGGCGTCACGCCCGGTGAGTTTCACGAGGAGCAGGTCTGGGAGCAGCTCCGCACGGTCTACGACCCGGAGATCCCGGTGAACATCGTGGAGCTGGGGCTGGTGTACACGTGCAAGGCCACGCCGCTGGACGAGGGCGGCCAGCGCGTGGACATCGAGATGACCCTCACGGCGCCCGGCTGCGGCATGGGCCAGGTGCTGGTGGAGGACGTGCGCTCCAAGGTTTCCGCGCTGCCCGGCGTGAAGGAGGCGAACGTGGAGCTCGTCTGGGAGCCGCAGTGGGACCAGAGCCGCATGACGGACGTCGCGCGGCTCCAGCTGGGCTGGATGTGA
- the sufB gene encoding Fe-S cluster assembly protein SufB, with protein MSTTETIQELTRKGYQAGFVTQVEADTLPPGLDEDVIRVLSAKKNEPAFMLEWRLKAYRHWLTLKEPSWQAVKYHPIDYQAIRYYSAPKQKPKKDSLSEVDPEILRTYEKLGIPLEEQKRLQNVAVDAVFDSVSVATTFREKLYKAGVIFCSFSEAVREHPELVERYLGTVVPFSDNFFAALNSAVFSDGSFCYVPKGVKCPMELSTYFRINAADTGQFERTLLIADEGASVSYLEGCTAPMRDTNQLHAAVVELVALDGASIKYSTVQNWYPGDAEGRGGIYNFVTKRGIAHQRAKISWTQVETGSAITWKYPSVILKGDDSVGEFYSVALTNHRQQADTGTKMVHIGKNTRSTIVSKGISAGRGQNTYRGLVKVLKSAANARNYTQCDSLLLGDKCGAHTLPYIEVKNATAQVEHEASTSKIGEDQLFYCRQRGISQEDAVSMIVNGFCRQVFKELPMEFAVEAQKLLGVSLEGSVG; from the coding sequence ATGAGCACCACCGAAACCATCCAGGAGCTCACCCGCAAGGGCTACCAGGCGGGGTTCGTCACCCAGGTGGAGGCGGACACGCTGCCGCCCGGCCTGGACGAGGACGTCATCCGCGTCCTGTCCGCGAAGAAGAACGAGCCGGCCTTCATGCTGGAGTGGCGCCTGAAGGCATACCGCCACTGGCTCACGCTGAAGGAGCCCTCGTGGCAGGCGGTGAAGTACCACCCCATCGACTACCAGGCCATCCGCTACTACTCGGCGCCGAAGCAGAAGCCGAAGAAGGACAGCCTGTCGGAGGTGGACCCCGAGATCCTCCGCACCTACGAGAAGCTGGGCATCCCGCTGGAGGAGCAGAAGCGCCTGCAGAACGTCGCGGTGGACGCCGTCTTCGACTCCGTGTCGGTGGCCACCACGTTCCGGGAGAAGCTCTACAAGGCGGGCGTCATCTTCTGCTCGTTCTCCGAAGCGGTGCGCGAGCACCCGGAGCTGGTGGAGCGCTACCTGGGCACGGTGGTGCCCTTCTCCGACAACTTCTTCGCGGCGCTCAACTCCGCGGTCTTCAGCGACGGCTCGTTCTGCTACGTGCCCAAGGGCGTGAAGTGCCCCATGGAGCTGTCCACGTACTTCCGCATCAACGCGGCGGACACGGGCCAGTTCGAGCGCACGCTGCTCATCGCGGATGAAGGCGCCTCCGTGAGCTACCTGGAGGGGTGCACCGCGCCCATGCGCGACACCAACCAGCTGCACGCGGCGGTGGTGGAGCTGGTGGCGCTGGACGGCGCGTCCATCAAGTACAGCACGGTGCAGAACTGGTACCCGGGCGACGCGGAAGGACGCGGCGGCATCTACAACTTCGTCACCAAGCGCGGCATCGCGCACCAGCGCGCCAAGATTTCGTGGACCCAGGTGGAGACGGGTTCGGCGATTACGTGGAAGTACCCCAGCGTCATCCTCAAGGGGGATGACTCGGTGGGCGAGTTCTACTCGGTGGCGCTCACCAACCACCGGCAGCAGGCGGACACGGGCACGAAGATGGTGCACATCGGGAAGAACACCCGGTCCACCATCGTGTCCAAGGGCATCTCCGCCGGCCGCGGGCAGAACACGTACCGGGGCCTGGTGAAGGTGCTCAAGAGCGCGGCGAACGCACGCAACTACACGCAGTGCGATTCGCTCCTGCTGGGCGACAAGTGCGGCGCCCACACGCTGCCGTACATCGAGGTGAAGAACGCGACCGCGCAGGTGGAGCACGAGGCGTCCACGTCGAAGATTGGCGAGGACCAACTCTTCTACTGCCGGCAGCGCGGCATCTCGCAGGAGGACGCGGTGTCGATGATCGTGAACGGCTTCTGCCGGCAGGTCTTCAAGGAGCTGCCCATGGAGTTCGCCGTGGAGGCGCAGAAGCTCTTGGGCGTGAGCCTGGAAGGGAGCGTGGGGTGA
- a CDS encoding type 1 glutamine amidotransferase domain-containing protein, which yields MKKLKGMKVAVLAADGFEQVELTRPVKRLEREGAHVTIVSLHKGRIRGMNLLVPGRKVRVDATLRDVKAADFDALLLPGGFMNPDFLRQSALALDFVKDADLLDQPIAVICHGPWLLASAGLLEGRHLTSWPGIRNDMENAGAHWTDEPVVRDGNWVSSRGPHDLLAFEHAMVELFAERMSPAIARRSTAEAAPRWPRWLAGGLAAAATLGLVARGRKALI from the coding sequence ATGAAGAAGCTGAAGGGGATGAAGGTGGCCGTGCTGGCGGCGGATGGCTTCGAGCAGGTGGAGCTGACGCGGCCGGTGAAGCGCCTGGAGCGAGAGGGCGCGCACGTCACCATTGTCTCCCTCCACAAGGGCCGCATCCGGGGCATGAACCTGCTGGTGCCCGGCCGCAAGGTGCGCGTGGACGCGACGCTGCGCGACGTGAAGGCCGCGGACTTCGACGCGCTGCTGCTGCCCGGCGGCTTCATGAACCCGGACTTCCTGCGGCAAAGCGCCCTGGCGCTGGACTTCGTGAAGGACGCGGACCTCCTGGACCAGCCCATCGCGGTCATCTGCCACGGGCCGTGGCTGCTCGCGTCGGCGGGGCTGCTGGAGGGCCGCCATCTGACGTCCTGGCCGGGCATCCGCAACGACATGGAGAACGCGGGCGCGCACTGGACGGACGAGCCCGTGGTGCGCGACGGCAACTGGGTGTCCAGCCGTGGGCCCCACGACCTGCTCGCCTTCGAGCACGCCATGGTGGAACTCTTCGCGGAGCGCATGTCGCCCGCCATCGCCCGCCGCTCCACGGCGGAAGCCGCGCCGCGCTGGCCCCGGTGGCTCGCGGGTGGGCTCGCCGCCGCGGCCACGCTGGGCCTGGTCGCTCGCGGGCGCAAGGCCCTGATCTAG
- a CDS encoding DUF4388 domain-containing protein, with protein MFPPPSQVLRQREGLLADTPFPLLLHALMVEERTCTLELKVRQREKRITFEDGAPVACHSNLLHETLGKYLVEKGRLSEADYQKSLAESVSSGMQLGGLLVQKGLISPFDLYKQLQANLAHKLLDCFRWTEAKYRLIADVENPDASVRANTAQLILTGVSTQLPFDTVATHFTFTDDRRFGQMPGVESAPKLSSKDARLFQALRQRPTFNELLERTGFDMDSVLRRLYALCLLGVAGFVEDVDARAEDLARRAPATPAPEPVPTPVPVPAQQAPSGTPFADEDEAARNALVGAFLNHRGMDPFALLDVPEDVQPVALRKAFLAAADRFSPLRFQTAELKDKAEGMLAAYARAYGSLSEPEQNALWKKRRQAHREKARQNTGRPSTAEQFRIRTDLLDATTQFDEAKRRLEARNFAGAFEYFEYACDIDPRPLYQAHRAWARYLMKPEAHGRLALQELQELVRQEPGLEEGWAFLGDVARGEGQWALAEDALRKAFKLNPQQRRYVTLIQEIARRR; from the coding sequence ATGTTCCCCCCGCCGTCCCAGGTGCTGCGCCAGCGCGAGGGCCTGCTGGCGGACACGCCCTTCCCGCTGCTGTTGCACGCGCTGATGGTGGAGGAGCGCACCTGCACGCTGGAGCTCAAGGTGCGCCAGCGCGAGAAGCGCATCACCTTCGAGGACGGCGCGCCGGTGGCGTGCCACTCCAACCTCCTGCACGAGACGCTGGGCAAGTACCTGGTGGAGAAGGGCCGCCTGTCGGAGGCGGACTACCAGAAGTCCCTGGCGGAGAGCGTGTCCTCGGGTATGCAACTGGGCGGGCTGCTCGTGCAGAAGGGGCTCATCAGCCCCTTCGACCTCTACAAGCAGCTCCAGGCGAACCTGGCGCACAAGCTGCTGGACTGCTTCCGCTGGACGGAGGCGAAGTACCGCCTCATCGCGGACGTGGAGAACCCGGATGCCAGCGTGCGCGCCAACACCGCGCAGCTCATCCTCACCGGCGTCTCCACCCAGCTGCCCTTCGACACCGTCGCCACGCACTTCACCTTCACGGACGACCGCCGCTTCGGACAGATGCCCGGCGTGGAGTCCGCCCCCAAGCTGTCCTCCAAGGACGCGCGCCTGTTCCAGGCACTGCGCCAGCGGCCCACCTTCAACGAGCTCTTGGAGCGCACCGGCTTCGACATGGACTCCGTGCTGCGCCGGCTCTACGCGCTGTGCCTGCTGGGCGTGGCGGGCTTCGTGGAGGACGTGGACGCGAGGGCCGAGGACCTGGCCCGCAGGGCCCCCGCCACCCCCGCGCCGGAGCCCGTCCCCACGCCGGTGCCCGTGCCGGCCCAGCAGGCCCCGTCCGGCACGCCCTTCGCGGATGAAGACGAGGCCGCGCGCAACGCGCTCGTGGGCGCGTTCCTCAACCACCGCGGCATGGATCCGTTCGCGCTGCTGGACGTGCCGGAGGACGTGCAGCCGGTGGCGCTGCGCAAGGCGTTCCTCGCCGCCGCGGACCGCTTCTCCCCGCTGCGCTTCCAGACCGCTGAGCTGAAGGACAAGGCGGAAGGGATGCTCGCCGCGTACGCGCGCGCCTACGGCTCGCTGTCGGAGCCGGAGCAGAACGCGCTGTGGAAGAAGCGCCGGCAGGCGCACCGGGAGAAGGCGCGCCAGAACACCGGCCGGCCCTCCACCGCGGAGCAGTTCCGCATCCGCACGGACCTGCTGGACGCCACCACCCAGTTCGATGAAGCCAAACGCCGCCTGGAGGCGCGCAACTTCGCGGGCGCCTTCGAGTACTTCGAATACGCCTGCGACATCGACCCAAGGCCGCTGTACCAGGCCCACCGCGCCTGGGCGCGCTACCTCATGAAGCCGGAGGCGCACGGCCGGCTGGCGCTCCAGGAGCTCCAGGAGCTGGTGCGCCAGGAGCCCGGTCTGGAAGAGGGCTGGGCCTTCCTGGGCGACGTGGCCCGGGGCGAGGGCCAGTGGGCGCTGGCGGAGGACGCCCTGCGCAAGGCCTTCAAGCTCAACCCCCAGCAGCGCCGCTACGTGACGCTCATCCAGGAGATCGCCCGGCGGCGCTGA
- the sufU gene encoding Fe-S cluster assembly sulfur transfer protein SufU, with protein sequence MSSDLKDLYQEVVLEHSKRPRNFRVVEGATCAAEGHNPLCGDQLSVTLKLEDGVIRDIGFQGQGCAISKASASLMTGAVKDKTREEAQALFERVHTLVTEGPDKVDVESLGKLAVLSGVSEFPARVKCASLAWHTLNAALDGRSTSVSTE encoded by the coding sequence GTGAGCTCGGACCTCAAGGACCTGTACCAGGAGGTCGTGCTGGAGCACTCCAAGCGCCCGCGCAACTTCCGGGTGGTGGAGGGCGCCACCTGCGCGGCGGAGGGCCACAACCCGCTGTGCGGCGACCAGCTCTCCGTGACGCTCAAGCTGGAGGACGGCGTCATCCGCGACATCGGCTTCCAGGGCCAGGGGTGCGCCATCTCCAAGGCGTCCGCGTCGCTGATGACGGGCGCGGTGAAGGACAAGACCCGGGAAGAGGCGCAGGCGCTCTTCGAGCGCGTGCACACGCTGGTGACCGAAGGGCCGGACAAGGTGGACGTGGAGTCGCTGGGCAAGCTCGCGGTGCTGTCGGGCGTGAGCGAGTTCCCGGCCCGGGTGAAGTGCGCGAGCCTGGCGTGGCACACGCTGAACGCGGCGCTGGACGGCCGCTCCACGTCGGTGTCGACGGAGTAG
- a CDS encoding SUF system Fe-S cluster assembly regulator, translating to MLRMSKMTDYGIVLMTELARANGETRTTRELAARTHVALPSASKVLKGLLQAGLVVSHRGASGGYGLARPAEAISLAELVSALEGPVSLTECGQHQGKPAGPCELESVCQVRGHWRLINQAIQEALGKLTLADLRAPAPRMPERLVGLGLPTSVSAPASVTGVRS from the coding sequence ATGCTCCGGATGAGCAAGATGACCGACTACGGCATCGTGCTGATGACCGAGCTGGCGCGCGCGAACGGGGAAACCCGCACCACGCGAGAGCTGGCGGCGCGCACGCATGTCGCCCTTCCATCCGCGAGCAAGGTCCTGAAGGGCCTGTTGCAGGCGGGGCTGGTGGTATCGCACCGGGGCGCGAGCGGCGGCTATGGCCTGGCGCGTCCGGCGGAGGCCATCTCGCTGGCGGAGCTGGTGTCCGCGCTGGAGGGGCCGGTGTCCCTCACGGAGTGTGGCCAGCACCAGGGCAAGCCCGCCGGGCCCTGTGAGTTGGAGTCCGTCTGCCAGGTGCGGGGCCACTGGCGCCTGATCAATCAAGCCATCCAGGAAGCGCTGGGGAAGCTGACGCTCGCGGACCTGCGCGCGCCCGCGCCTCGCATGCCGGAGCGGCTGGTGGGCCTGGGCCTGCCAACGTCCGTCAGCGCGCCTGCTTCCGTCACGGGAGTCCGCTCATGA